The following DNA comes from Macaca thibetana thibetana isolate TM-01 chromosome 14, ASM2454274v1, whole genome shotgun sequence.
atgagtgggtggatggatggatggacttatggatggacagatgagtaAATGGATGGAATAGTGGGTGGATGTATGGATgcatgagtgggtggatggatgggtggctgggtggatagatgaatgggtggctggacagatgggtgggtggatgggtgggtggatggatggatggatggatggatggacagatgagtaGATGGATAGAATAGTGggggatggatgagtgggtgggtggatggatggacagatgagtaGATAGGATatagtgggtgggtggatgggtagatgagtgggtggatggatggagggacgGACATATGAGTAGATGGATAGAATactggatgggtgggtgggtggatggatgaatggatggatggatgggtgggtgcgtgggtgggtggatggatggatggatggatggatggatggatggatggatggatggataggtgggtgggtggatggatggatggatggatggataggtgggtgggtggatggatggatggacttaTGGATGGACAGCCAAGTAGATGGATAGAatagtgagtggatggatggatggatgagtgggtggatgaatggatggatggatggacttaCGGACAGATGAGTAGATGGATAGAatagtggatggatggacagatgagtaGATAGGATatagtgggtgggtggatgagtaggtgggtgggtggatgaatggatggatagacagacatggatggacagatgagtaGATAGATAAAacagtggatggatggatggatgagtaggtagatggatgggtgggtgggtggatggatggacagacacgGATGGACAGATGAGTAGATAGATAAAatagtggatggatggatggatgagtagggggatgggtgggtggatgggtggatggatggatggatgggtggatgggtggatggatgggtggatggatgagtgggtggatggatgggtgggtggatggatgggtgggtggatggatggatggatgaatggatggacagatgagtagatggatagaatagtgggtgggtgggtgggtggatggatgagtgggtagatggacagatgcatgggtggatggatggatggacttatggatggacagatgagtagatggatagaatagtgggtggatggatggatggatggatggatgagtgggtggatggatgaatggatgagtgggtggatgggtggatggatggatggatggatggatggatggatggacggacggacggacggacagatgagtagatggatagagtagtgggtggatggatggatggatgggtgggtgggcaggcaggtggatgggtgaatggatggatggatagatggctAAGTAGTATCTCCCATGTGAAAGGCACAGTCACCTGTCACAGGGTGCACATGGGGTGCGTGAGGCTTGAATTCTACTCTGCAGACCATAGGAGAAGCTGAGGAGGAAGACGACCAGTCTTGGTGATGAGAAGGCCTTCACCCTATGAACACGGCCAAGTCTTAGTCCTCTCTCCTGCTCCTTTAAACTCTGAACTCTAGGATGGGAGAATGGGAACTTTTTCAGGTTGAGATTCATAGTGAAATCGGGTCAAGAAGTGATCAGATGCAAAGCACAGGGCAGATCGTTACTACACCATGGCTGAGGTCTTTCTGGGCACCAGGCCCTGGTCTCAGCACTTGGTTCAGTCTGCACCTTGGACCCTGCCAGAACCCTCCACAGCAGATGCTCTCAGGCAAGGCTGTGCGTTGCTGGCCAGACGCCTTCTGACCAGTGTGCTTTCTTGACCACAGATCCCTTGGCCAAGCAGGAGAGAACCATTAGCAGCCTGAGGAGCTGGCTGGCTGGGAGCCTCAGGGATCGCACAGCCTTGCTCCCAGCTCACCCGCAAGATGTGGACAGCTCTTGTGCTCATTTGGATTTTTTCCTTGTCCTTATCGGAAAGCCATGCGGCATCCAATGATCCACGTAAGTGAGAAAGCTGTGTGACTGGTGGATGCTGAACCCAGGAAAGCAGCGTCTGCAAACCCAGGCCAATGCATCAGGAACCCCAGCCCTCCCAGGTGCCGGGCAGGGAAGGGTTGTCAGGCCAACCTTCCTTCTCCAGGGCCATGGTGGGCAAAGAGCGCCCAGCAGGACCAGGCAGCTGAGCCCTGAAAGGTTTGCTTGCTTGGCCTGCAAGATTTGATGTTATCTCTAAATTGAATCTTCACTGGGGAGTTGGTTCCTTCATACATCAGATCTTTCGCTGCGTTCCCACTCTGTGCCATTCAGAAGAATTCCTGCAGCGAATGCTTTCACAAAGCCAAGCGTTCTTTCGTGATGTGAATATCTGTGCAGTTTATCTGCTTTGTAAACCTGGGTGTGTGTTCAGTGGGCTTTTAATGGTGAATCACACCTGTTGTGTGAGACTTTTACTCTGATGTTTTGGGAACTGGATCAAATAGTGAAAGTCTGAAGGCTTCAGTGGGCAGGGGTGTTCATAGAGGGCAAAggagttttaaaatcagattgaCAACGGCTTTTTCAATGAGCTGCATGGCAACAGTgggaagagagatggggaggaagCATGTTTGCACATCACCTCCCCTGACTCTGGCCGAGCTGAGGAGGGGGCCCCACAGGGCTGGGTGGAGGCCGATCCCTGAGCAATCTCCCTGAGCAGGATTGAACATgattgtctctctttttctcctttttctgacTTTAAGGCAACTTTGTCCCTAACAAAATGTGGAATGGATTAGTCAAGACGAATGCATCTGTGGAAACAGTTGATAATAAAACGTCTGAGGATATAACCATGGCAGCAACTTCTCCTGTCACGTTGACCAAAGGGACTTCGGCAGCCCACCTCAGCTCTACGGAAGTCACAACAGAGGACACAAGCAGGACAGACGTGAGTGAACCAGCAACTTCAGGAGGTGCAGCTGATGGTGCGGCCTCCAATGCTCCCACGACTGCAGCCTCCAGTGCTCCTACGACACTCGCACCCACCATGCCTACATCCACAGGGTGGACCCCATCCACTACCGCCACTGGGCATCCATCTCTCAGCACAGCCCTCGCACAAATGCCAAATAGCAGCACGGTGCCAAGAACAGCAACCCCGGCCACGTTGGCCACACATGCTCAGACTGTGGCAACCACAACAAACACGAGCAGCCCCATGAGCACTCGGCGAAGTCCTTCCAAGCACATGCCTGGTGACACTACGGCAAGCCCTGCAGCCCCTACGCGTCCCCAAGCACAAGGTCCCATTAGCCAGGTGTCAGTGGACCAGCCTGTGGTTAACACAACCCCAgagcccacccccaccctcacagtGGTGACCACCACCAAGGCACAAGCCCAGGAGCCAACTGCCAGCCCAGTGCCAGTGCCTCACACCAGCCCAATCCCTGAGGTGGAGGCCACGTCCCCCATGACACAGCCAAGCCCCACGCCATACACCCAGAGGGCCGCTGGGCCAGGCACACCCCAGGCACCGGAGCAGGTAGCGACTGAGGTCACGCCAGGTACTGATTCCACTGGGCCAACACCCAGGAGCTCAGGGGGCCCTAAGATGCTAGCCACGGACTCGTGCCAGCCCAGCACCCAAGGCCAGTACCTGGTGGTCACCACCGCGCCCCTCACCCAGGCCGTGGTGGACAAAACTATCCTCCTGGTGGTGCTGTTACTCGGGGTGACCCTTTTCATCACAGTCTTGGTTTTGTTTGCCCTGCAGGCCTATGAGAGCTATAAGAAGAAGGACTACACCCAGGTGGACTACTTAATCAATGGGATGTATGCGGACTCAGAAATGTGAGGGGGTGGGGCCCGGCGGGAGGCCGAGCCCCTTCCTTGTCCTTTCCTTTTGCCTTTGAGACCAAACCAAGTGCTTCCAAATTCCTTTGGTGCAATTTAGGAGATATGCCAGATGCTTAAACACATTTAATTGCTGTCAGATTAATTCCATAATCACTAAAGAGTTGctgcttttttcatatttatttttgtaaatgatgcTGTGCCCAGAAGCAGCTGGGGGTTCCACCTCAGGGTGGGGCGGGCAGGGCCCTGTGCCCCCAGGTGTCGGAGCCTGACCTGAATTAAAGTACTGACTGCTCCACAGTTGTGTGGGTGCATCCTGCTCCTCGGGGTGCCTGCCTTTCTGCCATGCGCGTAGCAGGGTTTGGTTTTGTCAATGTGCAACATCGCTCCACACCCTGGAGGTTGACTGTCGTTACCACTGTCTCGGGCTTCTCCCTGGTACCCACGCCCGCCCTGGTGCTTGCTGGGAGGCTCCTGGGCCCCAGAAGAGGCCACAGCCAGCATCTTGAATCCTTTTTCTGACCTGTTCAGTGAGCCTCCTGGAGCCAGCTTTAGGGGTGAAGGAGCTAAATTCAGCACATCACCCCCATGGTGTGGTCAGCTCGGCCTGAACCAGCGCAGAACAGAATCTGATCCCACCCTGCTCATGAGGTGGGGTCATTATTGCTAGTTCTGAATAGCCCAGGTCCCTTGCCCCAGGACCCCAGGGCCAGGCCTGGGATTCGACCCCAGAACCTGCTCCTTGTCAGACCAATTTCTCCGGATTCCAGCTCCCATCCTGAACAGCCAGCCAGCACTTGCTCTGGGCTTGTTACATTCCTGCTCTGTCCCTGTGCTGTGTGAGTGTAACCCGCTGTGTGTAACCCGCTGTGTGTGACCCGCTGTGTGACCCACTGTGCATGACCCGCTGCGTAAGTGTACCCATTGCGTGTAACCCGCTGTGTGTGACCTGCGTGAGTGTACCCGTTGCGTGTGTGTGACCTGCTGCACATGTGTGATCACTGCATTGCCTCAGCCCCAGGAGATCATCACAATCTCCATTTTGAAGATGGGGCCACTGAGGCACAGCAgtcacccccagaggcccagAGTCAGGATTGAGCCCTGGTCCTAGAGTCCCAGCTCTTTGTCTAACTAGGTTCCTCTACCACCTGCCCAGCCTGAGCTTGGCCTTTGGTCCTTCATCTGCCCACCTGCCCAAGGCAGCAAGAGCTGATGGGCCACACATAGCCACGGCATCTTGTAAGGCCATGTTCTC
Coding sequences within:
- the C14H11orf24 gene encoding uncharacterized protein C11orf24 homolog, with the translated sequence MWTALVLIWIFSLSLSESHAASNDPRNFVPNKMWNGLVKTNASVETVDNKTSEDITMAATSPVTLTKGTSAAHLSSTEVTTEDTSRTDVSEPATSGGAADGAASNAPTTAASSAPTTLAPTMPTSTGWTPSTTATGHPSLSTALAQMPNSSTVPRTATPATLATHAQTVATTTNTSSPMSTRRSPSKHMPGDTTASPAAPTRPQAQGPISQVSVDQPVVNTTPEPTPTLTVVTTTKAQAQEPTASPVPVPHTSPIPEVEATSPMTQPSPTPYTQRAAGPGTPQAPEQVATEVTPGTDSTGPTPRSSGGPKMLATDSCQPSTQGQYLVVTTAPLTQAVVDKTILLVVLLLGVTLFITVLVLFALQAYESYKKKDYTQVDYLINGMYADSEM